One Nicotiana tomentosiformis chromosome 1, ASM39032v3, whole genome shotgun sequence genomic window, TATCATATTATGCAGGGAACACAGAATTGATGCCTACATTGAGCATGCAGTTGGTAACCTTCATGGATATTTGGTCACTTCCAATTGGTGGTGTTGCATGGAGATTCATATTTGCCTTGTCTTTTGAAACGCAAAACTTGGTGCCTGGTGAGAGCATTAGAGGTGCTACATTGAGGTTTTGCACTTGGCTTGTGGATACACACACCATCATATGTAGGGAGTTAGCCATGACATTATTTGTAATAGTTAGAATTTGCTATTTCATTAGCTTTAGCCCTAGTTTAGCATTCTTGAGATTTGGTTTGACAAATTGTAAACATTGGatctttgtttttgtttttgtttatatatattaACTACTAGGCAGCCTGCCTAGTGGTATATTTGCTAACAAaaaaacttcaaattgccaaatttcagcAAATTAACATAACTCAACCTACGAAATCCCAtaatcaattccgggcatacgcccaagtacgaaatcacaatacgaagctatcggagccaTAAAAATATAGTTGCAGGgttattttcacaaaagtcaaagtttggtcaatatttctaatttaaacttctaagtcaagaatcaaagggtccaaatcaacccgataACTTTTTGGAATGAAACTAACtgaccccgcaagtcataaaatcataaaaacacatgtgtgaagcataaaaagtGATACTAGggtgcaattacacaaaacgaccgatcgggttgttacacCTATCATAGTTCAAATCAGGCAATTACATCATGCCGGTAGCAATTATCAGGTTCTatcaggagattaacctctatgtaacatCAAACATGGTTCCAGTAGCTCACAATTGCGTTACAAATATAAGAAACATTACAACATAATGCTTagaaatcaattcaaggcatatcatagccaaagcactaccccgagcatgaataataccCCAGTGCACATACATGGGCTCAACTCCACACATTTGCGCCACACATAGCACGTaattatcacaaataactcaggcaactagtgcctcaaccaagtttaggtaagatacttacctcaagcaagctaaatcaatactctaagaagcCTTTCCTGTGTGAATCAACCTCcgtacggctcaaatctagccaaaataacttaatatcatcaataaaagccatatgaAACAActtcaaatgataaagctaagatcttgaatcaattatgcaaagtcaacccaaaaggtcaaccccgagcACGCACACAGGGACTTGACCAATCTCAAATATTCTGAACACCctttccaatacgagtccaaatatatgtgtttcatccaaatccgacctcaaataaaccctcaaatcatcaatttttactttaaaaaagtttttactaaaatctctAATTTCTTCACTaagattcaccaattaaatgcaaACATCAAtgttggaatcatgaataatgaacAAATTCGAGCCAAAAATACTTGCTCCAATCCAAATTGTGAAAATCCCAAAATCATTGCCCAAATGCGAGCTCTATAACCCAAAATATGTTAACATGACTAAAATCCTCGAAAATAGAGTACATATGGTCTGCCCAAGTATACTTTTCGCGATCAACGGACCAACTtctcgatcgcgaagcacatccaACCACTGCCTCAAAAAATTCCTACACGAACACGAGACCCTGGTCGTGAAGGCTAGGCATGACACTTCtgagcctacgcgaacgcggtccTCAAATCGCTATCGCGAAGGCTAAAGGCCTAACATCCCAACTAGCCTCTCATTCTACGAGAATGCGGCACCCTGATCATGGCCACAAGACTCCCCAAGCTCCACGAATGCGATGAATAAACTCATCTTCCATCAAATTGACCTCTACAAACGTTGTTGCCCTGTCGCGATCACAATGAAAAAACCTGACATCACAAATAAGCAGTCCAAAACATGGTTAAATTGTCCGAAACCCATCCAAAACAGACCTGAAGCCCCTGAGACcctatccaatcacaccaacctatcccaaaacataacacgaacttactcgaggcctcaaatcacacaaaaaaaaatcaaaaccacaaatcacacctcaattcaagcctaaggaactaaacCATATTTCCGAATTCAAAACATCATCGACCATGCCTAAacaactcagaatgacctcaaaatttgtatggaagtcccaaataacacaatggacctattccagCTCACAGAACTACAATTCAAACCGATACCATCAAAGTCAACCCtaagtcaaacctatcaaccttccaaaccttcaactttccaactttcgccaattcaagccaaaacaacctaagaacttttaaataaaaatccggacatattcctaagtccaaactcatcaTACGAAGATTTTAGAACCCTCGAAACACCATTTCGAggttgtctacacaaaagtccaACTCAGGACAACTcgtacaacttaagcttccatccTAGGGACTATGTATCAAATTCACTCAAAAACCtccctgaaaccaaaccaaccaccccggcaagtcacgtaaccacaaataCATATATGTAAATGTCAAATACGGGAAataaggctaaaatactcaaaacaacaggcccggtcgttacattctcctcctcttaataaaatgttcatcctcgaacgagtctagaatcatataTGGAGTctaaaaaggtgaggatatttaCTTCCGCATATCTTAATCGATCTCCCTAGTATCCTCCTTGactagctgacctctccaatgaaccttcatcGATGCTAGATTCTTCGACCTCAACGTTCGAACCTGccatccaaaatggccaccagttccaaatcataagtcaaattctcaTCCAACCGTagcgtgctgaagtctaaaacatatGGCGGATCGCCATAATACTTCCTAAGCATGGAAACATTAAATACTGGGTGAACTCCCGATAgcctaggtggcaaagcaagtctgtaggccacctcacccactctttgaagcacctcaaaaggaccaatatacctacgACTCAATTTTCCATTCCTTCAGAACCTCATCACACATTGTATGGGTAAAACTCTAAGTAGAACCTTCTTGCCCACCATATATACACCATCACAAGATTTCCTATCAGTGTAACTCTTCTGCATGTATTGTGTTGtatgaagtctctcctgaatcaacttcaccttctccaaagtatcACGGAAAAaattagtgcccaacaacctagtaTCCCCAGGCTCAAACTAACCACCTAAAGAATgatatcgcctcccatataaggcctcataaggagacatctaaatactcgactgatagctattattataggcgaACTATGCTAACGGatgaaactgatcccatgatcccCCAAAATTAATGACACATGCACGTAACATATTCTCTaacatctgaatagtgcactcggacatCCCacccatctgaggatgaaatgccaTACTCAACTCGACATGTGTGCCCAGCTAACGCTTCTTTGCTCTCCAAAAATATGATGTAAACTACATGCCTCAATCGGAGATAATAGACACGTGCACACCAGGAATGTGCAAAATTCCCGAATATGAATTTGAGCCAACTACTCTGAAGAATTGGCAGTCACGATAGaaatgaaatgtgcagacttgattaatctatccacaatgacccttactacatcaaatctcctcaaggtccgtagaagcccaactacaaaatccatagtgatatgctcccacttccacttcagAATATCaggcctctgaagcaaaccataatatctgatgctcatactttacctgctgacagttcaaacactgAGCAACATACTCaataatatctttcttcatcctctgctaaccaatagtgttgcctcaaatcatggtacatTTTCGTAGCCCTCGAATGAATGGAATATCACAAACtataggcctcctcaagaatcaactctcgcaacCCATCCAAATTTGGAACACAGATCCGACCCTGtagcctcaataccccatcatcaccaatagtaacctccttagcataaCTGTATTGCATCGTATCCCTCAGGACAAGGAAGTAGGGATCATTATACTGACatgccttgatgcgctcaaacaaggatgactgTGATACAACACAAGCGAGAactctaccgagctccaaatatccaatctcacgaatcGATTGGCCAAAGactaaacatccaatgctaatgacCTCTCCCCAACTGGAATGTAAGCAAGACTTTCCATGCTCTCATCCTTCCtgctcaaagcatcagccaccacattggcctttcctgaatgataaagaatggtgatatcatagtcctttagtagctctaccacctccgttgcctcaaatttagatccttttgatTGATTAAGTGCTGGAGACTCTTGTGATTtgtgaacacctcacaagacacaccttAAAGAAAATGTCTCCAAATTTTGAGAGCGTGACAAaggctgctaactccaaatcatgcactgggcagttcttctcatgaggcttcaattgATGCGAAGTGTAAGTAGTCActttaccctcctgcatcaacacacatccAGTGCCAATCTGCGAAGAATCATAATAGACTGTTTAAGAACCCGATACCAAAGTTAAAACAAAAACTAGAGCCATAGttaaggtagtcttgagcttctaaaagctctcctcacactcactAGAttatctgaatggggcaccttttTGCATCAATCTAGTCAGTAGGGCTACTATAGAGAAACTCCTCCACAAAAAGACAATAATACCCAGCCAACCTAAGGAAACTTCAGACCTCAGTAGCAGAAGACGGTCTGGGCAAACTCTTAACCGCCTCAATATTCATCGGATCCTCCTTAATCCCCTAATtggacaccacgtggcccaagaatgccaccgagtctaaccaaaactcaaacttggagaatttagcatatagattcttctccctcaaagtgtGGAGCACGATCCGTAAGTGCTCCTTATGATCCTCCTAGCTGTGAGAAtaaatcaatatatcatcaatgtaaactatCACGAAGGAATCAAAATAGGGATGAAATActctgttcatcaagtgcataaaagctgatggggcattggttagcccaaaagacattaccagaactCATAGCAATCGAAGCGGGTCCTGAAAATcatcttcagaatatctgaagcccgaatcttcaactgatggtaccccgatctcaaaacaatcttcgagaataccctagcaccctaaaGCTAATCAAACAAATAATCAATGTGCGGTACTGGGTACTTGTTTTTGATGGTAACATTGTTCAACTattgtagtcaatacacatcctcatataAACATCATTCTTGTTAACAAATAGCACCAGTGCACCCcatggtgatacactaggcctgatAAAACTCTTATAGCTGTTCCTTAACTCCTTCAACTCGACTAGTGCCATGCGATACGATGGAATAGAGATTGGTTGAGTGCatggcaccaaatcaatatccatgttGGGTGGCATGCTCGGCAAGGCTACAGGAAACATATTCGAGAACTCCCTCagtactggaactgactcaataataggagtatcagcactaacatccctcacaaaggacaaatatgccaaacaccccttctcaaccatccgttgagccttaaaatatgaaattattctACTGGGAACATGACTCAGGGAGCCTAtccactccaacctcggcaacTCTGGCATAGATAATGTCACGGTCTTTGTGcgataatcaagaatagcgtgatatggcgacaaccaatccatgcccaaaatcacatcaaaatctaccatgttgaGCAATATGAAATTAGCTCTAGTCTTATAacccccaatggtcaccacacaacACCAATATACAtagtctaccataatagaatcactcACTGTAGTATATACATGAACATGCATAtttaaagaatcacgaggcatatccaaataatgagcaaagtatgatggcacatatgaataagtggaaccagggtcaaataacactgaaacatccctgtggcacactgaaaaaATACTGTGATCATGatgtcagaagcaactgcctttgGCCTTGCGGTAAATGCATAGCAAAGAGCCTGAACACCACATGACCGACCTCCCACTCTAGGTCAACATCGAACTGACTAAGCCTCACCCGTAGATGGCTATGCATGGGGGAGGGGGGTGTTGTTGTTGGT contains:
- the LOC138910470 gene encoding uncharacterized protein yields the protein MVDYVYWCCVVTIGGYKTRANFILLNMVDFDVILGMDWLSPYHAILDYRTKTVTLSMPELPRLEWIGSLSHVPSRIISYFKAQRMVEKGCLAYLSFVRDVSADTPIIESVPVLREFSNMFPVALPSMPPNMDIDLVPCTQPISIPSYRMALVELKELRNSYKSFIRPSVSPWGALVLFVNKNDVYMRMCIDYNS